The nucleotide sequence CCTCTCCGGCGGGCCTGGTGTCGTCTACGGCAACGACCTCCTCATGGGCGAGCGGATGCCGACCGCCGTCGCCATGACCAGCGACATCGTGCAGACCCTCGGCTACATGGCACCCCCGGCCCTCGTTCACCTCTGCCTCGACCTCGTCTGGCTCGACTGGGGCCGCGGCATGGGCCGCATCACCTACCTTGGCGACGTCGTGCTGGAGCACATGCACCCCGCCAACGGCAAAGCCGCGATGGATGCGGGCTACCAGGAGTGCAACAGCTCCGAGCAGGCCACGGCCGACGCGACCGCCTACTACGCCTACCGCGACGAAGGCGGCCTCGAAGCCGACCTGGAGAAGCTGCGGGCACTCGTGGAGGAGGCGGCATGAGCAGCATCAACGACGTCATCGTGGCCTGGAACGAGGCCGACCCGGCCGCCATCCACCCCACCCGCGAGGTGTCCGAGGAGGCCTACCAGATCTCGGGCGAAGTGCAGGCGGAACTCCTCGCCACCGTCCTCCCCGAAGGCTGCCGCGTCATCGACTTCGGCTGCGGCGACGGGCGTGTGGCCATCCCCCTCAGGCAGGCCGGGTACGACGTCACGGGTGCCGACGGCTCCCAGACCATGCTCGACCGACTCGCCCAACGCGACCCCGACATGCCGCGGGTCCTCAGTGACGGGCTCGACCTGGCCGCCGTCATCGGTAAGAAGGCCGACGCCGTCATCTCCCTCGCCGTCGTCATTCACCACGGCTACGAAGCCGGCGAAGCCATCATCGAAGGCCTCCGCTCAGCAGTCCGCATCAACGGCCTCCTCGTCCTCGACTGGCCAGCCTCCGACGAACCTGCCGAAGGCAGCAGCTGGATCAGCGTCACCACCTGGTCCCGCGAACAGCAGGACGCCATCTGCAAGCGGATCGGGCTCAAGCGCCTCGACAGCGACCTGCCCTGGCCCGTCTTCCGGGCCGTGAAGGCAGGCAGCTGATGCGCGTACTCCTCACCGGCTCCGCCGGGTTCATCGGCCGCCACCTCCACACTGCCCTCGACGCCCGCGGCGACAACGTCACCGCCATCGACATCGTCAACGGGCCCGACGCGCTGGACCTCTTCCGGTTCAACAGCGCTCCATACGACCTCGCCATCCACTGCGCTGCGATCGTCGGAGGCCGGGCTAGCATCGATGGCTCGCCTCTTGGCGTCGGAACGAACCTCGGGCTCGACGCCTGGTACATGCGGTGGCTAGCCCGCTCAGGCACGCCCAGGGCGGTCTACTTCAGCTCCTCCGCCGCCTACCCGGTCGCCCTGCAGCAGCCCGGACCGATTCGGCGCCTCGTCGAAACCGACATCGGCTACCAGCAGCCCGGCCGGCCCGACGCCACCTACGGGCTTGCCAAGCTGACCGGCGAACAGCTCTGCCAGTACGCCGAAGCCGAAGGCACCCGCATGACGATCCTGCGGCCCTTCTCCGGGTACGGCGGGGACCAGGACGAGGCATACCCGTTCCCCGCGTTCATCCGGCGAGCCAGGGAGCGGCAGGACCCCTTCGAGATCTGGGGCGACGGCACCTCCACCCGCGACTGGATCCACGTAGACGATATCGTCGACGCCACCCTCGCGGCTGTGGAGGAAGGTGTCACGGGGCCCGTCAACCTGGGCACGGGGCGCGCGACCACCTTCGACCAGCTCGCGAAGATGGTCACCGCGGCGGCTGGCTACCGGCCCGAGCTGAAGCACCTGCCGGCCGCACCGCAAGGCGTTCACCACAGGGTCTGCGACCCCAGCCGCATGCTCGACTTCCACCTGCCCCGCGTCACCCTCGAAGAGGGCATCGAGCGGGCACTCGCCGCCTGACCGAGAGGAGCCGAGCCATGGGCGACACGTACATCTACTACGACGTCCTCACTCCCGAGCAACCGCCTCCTCCTGACGTCGTACTCGTCTACGCCCGCTACTTCGCCGCGAGACAGGGCCTGGCCGTCCCCGCAGATGCCAAGCCGTGCATCAGGCCGTACCCCGACGACACCGGGCTCTACAGGGTCGAGACGCTCGCATGCCATCCCTCATGAGCGGCAGATGGAAAGACTCGAACCGAGCCCGCCGGCTGCCGCCAAACTGGCGGCGCATCCGGGCCCAGATCCTCGCCCGAGACCCCGTCTGCAAAATCTGCGGCGTCCGACCGTCCGCCTTCTGCGACCACATCGTCGCCAAGGCCGACGACCACAGCGAGACGGGCCTGCAAGGCGTCTGCGGTCCATGCCACGACCAGAAGAGCAGCCGAGAGGGCAACGCAGCGCAGAAGGCCAACCCTCGACCAGGACGTGCTCGCCCACCCGAACCCCACCCCGGGATGAAGTGATGCCGTCCTACCTCATCCAGCACCCCGCAGAGCAGCGCCGCGAAGACATGCTCATCGAGGACGACGAACTCACGCTCGCCTTCGTCGGCGGATGGGCCGTCTTCACTGACGGCCAAGGCGTATGCCTTGCCGTCCCGGCCGGCCAGGGAGCACACATCCAACGTGTCGACAGCAGCGCAGCTGAACAGCTCCAGACGCAGGGCGAGCAGGCAGTGGACCTGGAGAGCACGGCCGGCGCCACGGGGCAGCAGGAGGCAGGACCATGGGCGACGTAGGCACAGTGCATGTCCAGTGTCCCGACTGCGGCACGCCAGTCCCGATGACCCTGCAAGCCAGAGGCATGACGAGCCAGCACAACGTGCTGCAGCTCGCGGTCGAGGCCGACTACACCGACCTCTGGGCTCACAGCTGGACGCACGACGACCCTTGATCATTGCCGACCGGTTCGCCCGTCGGCCGGCTGCCGGGGTGGGGGGATACCCCCCTGCCGGCGTTCTCCCTGATCGGGGCCGTATAGATAGCGACTGTCTGTACGGGTTTCCCTGGCGCCCCCCACGGCGCCACCTCTCGCCCCCAGCGCGTCCCGGAGGCGCGCGTCAGACCCTGGAGGTCGCCATGGGCACGCGTGGACCCATCCCGGAGCGCTCCGAAGCGCGCCGGCGACGCAACAAGACCGACGACGTCGCCTTGGTGAAGGCGCCGTCGACGCCGACCGACCTGCCGGACCTGCCCGAGCCGGATCCGCTGTGGCACCCGATCGCCGCTGACTGGTACCTGTCGCTGCGGGACTCTGGCCAAGCTGCGTTCTACCAGCCGTCAGACTGGGCGATGGCCCGGTATGCCGCCGAGCTCATGTCCCGCGGCCTGACAGGCGACCGCCCCCCGAACGGCCAGTACGTCGCGGCCCTGAACTCGGTGATGGCCAGCCTGCTGACAACGGAGGGCGACCGGCGCCGGGTCCGTATCGAGCTGGAGCGCAAGCCGGCCGTCAAGGCGGTCCCGGCTTCGGTGACAGCGATCGACGCCTACCGAGCTTCGATCGGTGGCTGAGAACGAGGTCCCCGAGGTCGTCACGCCCTTCACGATCGGTCCTACGTGGCAGCGCGGAGAGGACGGCAAGTTCCTCCTTCCTGAGTACACGCTCGGATGGCATGCCCTGGCGTGGACAGCGACCTACCTTCAGCACTATGTCGGGGCTCCGTGGCGCTACACGGCCGAGCAGGCCCGCTTGACGCTGTGGTGGTACGCCATGGATCCGGTGACGAACCGGTTCGTGTGGCGCGACGGTGTCATCCAGCGGCTGAAGGGCTGGGGCAAGGATCCCCTGATCGCCACTTGGTCGGCGTTCGAGTTCGTGGGCCCCTGCCGGTTCGGGCAGGTCGCGGATGAGGGTAATGAGTGGGGTGTTCCTCCGGGCCAGCCGCTCGGCCAGCCGCATCCGGCGGCCTGGGTGCAGATCGCCGCGGTGAGCCAGGACCAGACGCGGAACACGATGACGCTGTTCCCGTCGATCCTGACGAAGCGGGCGATCGAGGAGTTCCGCATCGACCTCGGCAAGGAGATCATTTACGCCGACAAGGGCCGCGCCCGCATCGAAGCCGTCACGAGCTCGCCGCGCGCGCTGGAGGGCGGTCGGCCGACGGCGGTGAATCTGGGTGAGACGCATCACTGGCTGGAGTCGAACCAGGGGCACGAGATGGCCGCGGTCATCGAGCGCAACGCCACGAAGTCGGCTGACGGACAGTCCCGGACGCTGGCGAACACCAACGCCTACGAGCCTGGCGAGGACAGTGTCGCCGAGCGGACCCGCGAGGCGTTCGAATCGGCGGAGGCTGGCCGCGCTGCGGAGGTCGGGCTGTTCTACGACAGCCTGGAGGCGCCGGCGGAGGCGAAGCTGTCCGAGGAGTGGATCGAACCGACACTGCGCGCTGTCCGGGGCGACTCGGTCTGGCTGGACCTCGAGCGGCTGAAGGCGTCGATCCTCGATGTCCGCAACCCGCCCAGTCGGTCGCGCCGGTTCTGGTTCAACCAGATCACCGCCTCGGAGGACGCCTATCTGGCGCCCTACGAATGGAATGCGTGCCCGCACGAGGGCATCGAGTTGCAGGCGGGCGACGAGATCGTCCTCTTCTTCGACGGCTCCAAGTCGGACGACGCGACAGGCCTGGTGGCATGCCGTTTGTCCGACGGTCACCTGCAGACGCTCGGCGTGTGGCAGAGGCGGCCGAACTGGCCGGATGGGGTGCCCTGGCGGGTGCCGCGAGAGGAGGTCGACGGCGTCGTGGACTTCACCTTCGCTACGTACAGGCCGCTGGCGTTCTTCGCCGACCCAGGGTCAGGCTTCGACGACGCCGACGGCGAACGGTACTGGGACAGCTACATCGACACGTGGGCGCAGCGGTACGGCAAGCGGCTGAAACTGAAGGCGGTCTCGTCCGGGCACGGTGCTCACGCGGTGATGTGGGACATGCGTGACCGCCGGCGCCAGCAGGCCTTCACAGAGGCCGTGGACCGCTTCTACCGGGATGTGCTGGAGCGGCAGGTGACCCACGACGGCCACAAGGTTCTCCGGCAGCACATCGCCAACGCGCGTCGCCGCACGAACGCTTGGGGCTACACGATCGGCAAGGAGCATCGCGAGTCCGCCCGGAAGGTGGACTTGGCGGTGTGCGCAATCGGCGCCCGAATGCTCCGCCGGATGGTCATGAACAGCCCGGCTTGGACGAAACGGTCGAAGGCCCGCGGTGCGGGAAGGGTGGTGGTCCTGCGATGACGATTCCCACCCTGCCCCTGGTCGGCCTGTCGGACGACGAGCAGCAGATCCTTACCCTTCTCCGAACCGATCTGCTGGCCCACCGATTCAAGCTGGAGGTGTTGGACGCCTACTTCAACGGCGAGCAGATCATCCGAGACCTGGGGATCAGCATCCCGCCGCAACTGAAGACGCTGCACACGGTCATCGGCTGGCCGCGAGTCGGGGTGGAGGCTCTGGAGCAACGCCTCGACCTGGAGGCGTTTCGCTGGGCTGACGGGTCGGACTCCACCGAGCTGGAGGAGATCGCCGAGGCGAACGACCTGTATGACGAGTCGAGCCTGGCCCATCTGGACGCCCTGACCTACGGCCACGAGTACGTGACGGTCGGCACGGCGGACGACGACGGCGCCCCGCCGATCATCACCTACGAGTCGCCGCTCGACATGACGCTCGCCTGGGATGCCCGGCTACGCAAGCCGCTATACGCGCTGCGGGAGTGCCAGGACCGCTACGACTTCGGTCTGACGCCGGACGAGCGGCTGGTCACGCTGTACCTGCCAGACCAGAACATCTACGCGGTACAGCAGGGGAACGACTGGGAAGTCATCGACCGGGACGAGCACGGTCTCGGCGTGGTGACGGTCCTGCGTATGGCGAACCGGCAGCGAACCGGTGACCGGGTCGGAAAGTCGGAGATCACTCCCGAGGTCCGGTCCATCACGGATGCTGCATGCCGCCGGCTGATGGGCATCGAGGTGGCTGCCGAGTTCTTCGGCGCCCCTCAGCGCTACATCTTGGGCGCGAGCGAGTCCGCGTTCCAGGACGCCGAGGGCAACGCCAAGAGCGCGTGGGAGACTTACATCGGGCGCGTTCTGGCCCTGGAGCGGGACGAGGACGGTGACGTCCCGACGGTAGGCGCGTTCACGGCGCATGACCCGTCGGGCCAGACGAAGATCATCGACCTGTATGCGCGAATCATGTCGTCGCAGCTGTCGGTCCCACCACACATGCTCGGCTACACCAGCGACAACCCTGCGAGTGCGGACGCCATCCGCTCAGCCGAGGGCGCCCTGGTCAAGAAGGCCGAGCGGAGAATCAGACGGTTCGGGGCCACGCACAAGGCGACGATGCAGCTGGCGCTGTGGGTCCGGGACGGCGAACAGCCTGATCCGTCACGCCGCATTGAGACGGTGTGGCGCAACCCGGCGACGCCTACGATCGCGGCCCAGACCGACGCGGCGGTGAAGATGGTCGCCGCCGGCCTGCTGCCTGCAGATTCCGAGGTGGCGCTGGAGATGGCTGGTCTGACCGAGGACCAGCGCGAGCGTGTCGCCGCCGAGCGACGCCGGGCCCAGGGCCGCCAGGTCCTGGCCTCCCTTGTGGGCCAGGGCGCCGAGGAGACCGCGGTACCGGAGGCTGGCGATGGCGAGTACGACCTCTGATTCTGGGCCTGCCGCGGTACGGCAGCGGCAGGCCCAGCGCGGGGTGACGCGCTTGCTGGTCCGCGACATGCGCTCCTTGCGGCGGATCATCATCCCTTCCCGGCTCCAGGCCACGGTGCCCGAATGGATTACGGCAGTCAGGTCCCTGGTGGACCAGTACGGCGCCGCGTCGTCCGCTCTCTCGGCGGACTACTACGAAGCGCAGCGAGCCGCGGCCCGCGTCACGGGAAGCTTCACCGTCCCGCTCGTCGACCCGCCCCCGGAGGAGCAGGTCGAGAACAGCCTGCGGTGGGCGACGAAGGATCTGTGGCCGCGAGACCCGGAGGACCCGGAGACTACCGACGCCCAGCGCCAGCCGATGGACGTCCGCCTTGAGCAGGCCGAGAAGAAGGCTGAGGCGGTCGCCCAGAAGTTGGTCTCTGACCAGGGCCGCGGCACGGTTCAAGGTGCAGTGCAACGCGACCGGCAGGCCACCGCATGGGCGCGTTCTGCGGCTTTGGGCGCGTGCAGCTTCTGCAAGCTCCTGGCGACCCGCGGAGCGATTTACAAGGAGGACACGGCCGACTTCCAGGCCCACGACGGCTGCCACTGCGGCGTCGTGCCGGTGTTCAAAGGGCAGCGGTTCGAGCTGTCCGACCACGCACGCGAGTGGGAGCGGCTGTACCGCGAGTTCGCGGCGCCTCACTCGGGCGATCAGCTGAGGCGGTTCCGCCTGGCCCTCGCCGAACACGGGCACTCGCCCGCTCTGTAAACCCGCGGCTGCCCTGGAGGTGGCCTTTCTCAGCCCCTGGAGGGCCAGTTCACCATGCCTGAAGAGACCCAGACCGAGCAGGTCGAAGAGCAGCCGCAGGAGCTCGACACCGCCCCGGAGGCGGAGGGCGCCGAGGAGGAGCCGTTCGACGCGGACCGCGCCAAAAAGGCGATCAACAAGAAGAACGCGGAGAACAAGAGCCTCCGCGATCGCCTCAAGGAGCTCGAACCGCTCGCCCGCAAGGCGAAGGAGCTCGAGGACGCCCAGAAGTCCGAGCAGGAACGGCTCTCCGAGCAGCTGACCGCCCAGCAGGAGAAGGCGGCTAAGGCCATCCGCACAGCCGTGGCCTCGAAGGTGGAGGCGCTCGCCGCGAAGGAGTTCGCCGACCCGGAGGACGCCGCCGGCGCGCTGGACCTGTCTGGCTATGTCGACGACGACGGGGCCATCGACACCGACGCCATCAAGAGCGACCTCGCCGACCTCCTCAAGCGCAAGCCGCACTGGGCCAAGGCCCCCGAAGGGCCGCGATCCCCGCGACCGGACCGCACGCAGGGCTCGTCAGGCAACGGCAACCGAACCCCCAACAGCCCGGCGGAAGAGTTCGCGGGCTTCATGAAGAGGGCCCTCAACGGGGGCCGCTGAGAGAGGTAGACCATGGCTGCTACGCCGCCCATCAAGCTGTCGGACATCGACAGCACTTTCCTGCCCGAGACCCTCGTCGGGCCCATCTTCGAGAAGTCCGTCGAGCAGTCGGCGGTCATGTCGCTCGCCAAGCGCGTACCGCTGGCGATGACGGCGAACACCGCAGTCCCGGTGCCGCTCGACGTGCCGACGGCTGACTGGGTCGAGCAGGCCGGCCGAAAGCCGATCAGCACCGGCGGCGTCGACATCAAGCAGATGACCGGCAAGAAGATCGCGGTCTTGATCCCGGTCGCCATGGAGGTCGCCGACTCCAACGCGGCGGGCCTGTGGACGCAGCTGCAGCGCGACCTGCCGACCGCGTTCGCCCGGGCCTTCGACCGCGCCACGATCCACGGCAAGACGATGAAGGGCGCCACCGGGCCCTTCGCGGACTACCTGGCGATGACCACGAAGTCGGTCACCATCGGCGGCACGACGCAGGCCAACGGTGGCATCTACGGCGACATCGTCAAGGGTATGAAGGAGACCATCGACGACGACTGGGACTACACCGGCACGGTCCTGGACCACCGGATGAAGCCCAGCCTCCTCGGAGCGACGGACACCACCGGCCGTCCCATCTTCGTCGATACGACCCAGCCGGGTACCGGCGCCGCACTGGCCGGCACGTTGGTCGGCGAGCCGGTCGCATACTCCCGCAGCGTGTCCGGCAAGCTCCGTCGCCAGTCCGGGACCATCGACACTGGTCTGCGCGGCATCGGCGGCGACTGGTCGCAGACCGCCTACGGCGTCGGCATGGACATCACCGTCAAGATTTCCCGCGAGGCGACGTACATCGACGAGGATGGCGGCGTGCACTCCGCCTTCCAGGAGAACCTCGTGCTCCTCCTCGCGGAGGCCTATTACGGCTTCGTCCTCGGCGACGAGGAGGCCTTCGTGAAGTACCTGGCGGCCGGCGGCTCCTCCTGATGCCGGGCGTGGAGGGTGGCCGGGCGCCGATGCGGATCGTCGCCCGGCTGCACGGCTACCCGCCGCGCCACAACGCCGGTGCCGAGTGGATGGTCCACTCCCAGCTCCGGGCCCTCGTCGAGCGGGGCCACGACGTGTCGGTGTGGCTATCCCGCTACACGGATGACAGGGCCGACTACGAGCTCGACGGCGTCCAGGTCATCCCGCTCCAGTCTCGCCTCGACGCCGGATCCGCAATCCGCAAGGCCGACGTCGTGGTCTCTCACCTGGAGAACGTGCCCGCAGCCGGTGCGCTGGCCCGCGGGTACGGGAAGCCTCTGGCGGTGGTCTGTCACAACACCCACCGGCAGAGCTTCCGGGAGATGGCGGGCGGCTGTGACCTGGCCGTCTACAACTCGAACTGGATGAAGCGCGAAGCCGAGCTGTTCTTCGCCGAGTACCCGAAGGGAATCCGGCCGGGCAGCGAAGTCATCGTCAGGCCGCCGGTCTTCGCCGAGGAGTACCGGACGAAGCCAGGCTCCAAGGTGACGCTCATCAACCTGAACGAGGAGAAGGGCGGTCGGCTCTTCGGGGAGCTCGCACGCCGGATGCCGGACGTCGAGTTTCTCGCGGTGACCGGCGCCTACGGCGAGCAGATCGTTCCCGACCTGCCGAACGTCGAAGTGATCAGCCACATGTGCGGCCACGACATGCGGGAGAAGGTGTACAGCCGCACGAAGGTGCTGCTGATGCCGTCCTCGTATGAGTCGTGGGGTAGGGCAGGCGTGGAGGCGCTCGCGAGCGGTTTGCCCGTGGTGGCCCACCCGACGCCTGGATTGTGTGAGTCCCTGGGCGAGGCTGGCGTGTTCGTCGATCTTCACGATGCCGAGGGGTACGAGTCGGTGATCCGGAAGCTCCTGTCGGATCCTGCGGAGTACCGGCTGGTGTCTAAACGGGCTAAGGCCCGCTCGGCGGAGCTCGACCCAACTGCCGATCTATCCGCCTGGGTTGACGCCGTAGAGAGTCTGGCTAGGCGATAGAATGGAGCATGGCATCCAACGTCAGACGTGATCCTCTCGAACGGTTCGAAGAGCAGGTCGGCAAGTCCCCCAATGGCCACTGGGTGTGGGCCGGGGTGCTCTCTAATGGGTACGGAAACTTTTGGGACGGGATCCGCAAGGTTCCCGCTCACAGATGGGCCTACGAGTACTGGGTGGGCCCCATACCCGCTGGCATGCAGATCGATCATCTGTGTCGGATTCGTCAGTGCGTCAATCCGGAGCACCTCGAACCGGTAACTCCGCGAGAGAACGTGTTGCGCAGCGACAGCCCGCCCGGCCTCAGCTACCGCACTGGAAGGTGCAAGCACGGGCACGAGATGACGCCGGAGAACACCTCGTTCAACAAGGCGGGGAGTAGGCAGTGCAAGGCCTGCCGCCGTGCCTCCTTCAAGAGGTACAGGGAGAAGAAGCTGGGCAGGCCAGCCGAGGTCTACAACCGAGACAAGACGCACTGCCCCAAAGGGCACCCATACGACACCGAGAACACATACCTGGAGCCTGACGGCCGCGGCCGTCAGTGCCGGACGTGCAAGCGACAGAACAAGGTCGCAGCACGGGCGAGAGCCCGTGCCGTCTCAGTAGAAGCCCAGTAAGGAGGCGGCGGTGACTTTCGTACCCCCGACGGCTGAGGAGCTGGGCCTCTATCTGGGCCTGGCGGAGATCGACGGCGAGCGGGCTGACCTGCTGATCAAGCAGGCTGTCGCACTGGCCGAGTCGGTGGTGAAGCCGCTTCCCGATCAGGCCACGGCAGTAGTCCTCTCGGTCGCCGGCCGTGCCTACATCAACCCGCAGCAGGTCACCTACGAGACGATCGGGCCGCAGTCTGTGCAGCGCCCGGCCGGGTCTGGCGGCTTGTACCTCACGAAGGCGGACAAGGCGGCTCTGAAGGCTTTGGCCGGTAGGGGCGGGGCCTTCACGGTCGACCCGACTCCCGACGAGGCGACAGCGTCGCCTACGTGGCCGGTGATCGACGGGCGAGTTCCGGGTGAGCCTTACGAACCAGGCTGGGGGTACCGCTGATGCCCGGCCCGTACCCGTTCGGCGAGACCGTGGTACGTCTACGGCGCGGGCCCTCGCCAGGCCGTGATCCTCGAGGCCAGCCGATCCCAGGCCCTCTCGTCGAGACCCTGGTCCTGGGGTGTGTGGTGACTCCCCGCCAGGCGGCTCCTCAGGTCGGCGGCGACGAACAGCAGGCCCGGGACACGGTGATCGTCGGCTGGACGGTGTACGCCCCGCCCGGCACGAACTGGCTGACCACCGACCAGGTCAGGATCCGCGGCGAGACGTGCGAGATCACGGGCGAGCCGGGCGACTGGGGACGCTCGGTGTTCACCGGCACCGCGGGGCCTGTGCAGTTCGCGGCAGACCGCGTCACCGGATAGCCAACCGAGACAAGGAGGCTGCCGTGGCCGCAGCTCGTTTCAGGATGTCCAGGCGGGGAGTGGGGCAGCTCCTGCGCAGCGACCTGGTGCTCGCTGAGATGGTCCGCCGCGCTGAGGTCATCAAGGGAGTCGCGGAGGCTATCGCGCCTGTCGGCGGCCCAGAGGATCCGCACCGCGGCCTGTACAAGGACAGCTTTTTCGTGCAGCCGGTACGCCGCGGTGGCCGGCGACGGGATCGAGCTGTCGCGGTCGTGGGCAACACGGCTCCCCACGGGGCGCACGTCGAGTACGGCACGGAAC is from Streptomyces venezuelae ATCC 10712 and encodes:
- a CDS encoding glycosyltransferase family 2 protein codes for the protein MDDLLMIVPTRGRPNSVPAILDCWRQTGATADLLFAVDDDDPMLAGYREHMEQIDDPRVHWVTGPRLRLCGTLNKAAAEMALRYRFLAFMGDDHRPRSAGWDERFRVCLSGGPGVVYGNDLLMGERMPTAVAMTSDIVQTLGYMAPPALVHLCLDLVWLDWGRGMGRITYLGDVVLEHMHPANGKAAMDAGYQECNSSEQATADATAYYAYRDEGGLEADLEKLRALVEEAA
- a CDS encoding NAD-dependent epimerase/dehydratase family protein; protein product: MRVLLTGSAGFIGRHLHTALDARGDNVTAIDIVNGPDALDLFRFNSAPYDLAIHCAAIVGGRASIDGSPLGVGTNLGLDAWYMRWLARSGTPRAVYFSSSAAYPVALQQPGPIRRLVETDIGYQQPGRPDATYGLAKLTGEQLCQYAEAEGTRMTILRPFSGYGGDQDEAYPFPAFIRRARERQDPFEIWGDGTSTRDWIHVDDIVDATLAAVEEGVTGPVNLGTGRATTFDQLAKMVTAAAGYRPELKHLPAAPQGVHHRVCDPSRMLDFHLPRVTLEEGIERALAA
- a CDS encoding class I SAM-dependent methyltransferase, whose translation is MSSINDVIVAWNEADPAAIHPTREVSEEAYQISGEVQAELLATVLPEGCRVIDFGCGDGRVAIPLRQAGYDVTGADGSQTMLDRLAQRDPDMPRVLSDGLDLAAVIGKKADAVISLAVVIHHGYEAGEAIIEGLRSAVRINGLLVLDWPASDEPAEGSSWISVTTWSREQQDAICKRIGLKRLDSDLPWPVFRAVKAGS
- a CDS encoding glycosyltransferase family 4 protein yields the protein MRIVARLHGYPPRHNAGAEWMVHSQLRALVERGHDVSVWLSRYTDDRADYELDGVQVIPLQSRLDAGSAIRKADVVVSHLENVPAAGALARGYGKPLAVVCHNTHRQSFREMAGGCDLAVYNSNWMKREAELFFAEYPKGIRPGSEVIVRPPVFAEEYRTKPGSKVTLINLNEEKGGRLFGELARRMPDVEFLAVTGAYGEQIVPDLPNVEVISHMCGHDMREKVYSRTKVLLMPSSYESWGRAGVEALASGLPVVAHPTPGLCESLGEAGVFVDLHDAEGYESVIRKLLSDPAEYRLVSKRAKARSAELDPTADLSAWVDAVESLARR
- a CDS encoding phage terminase large subunit protein — translated: MAENEVPEVVTPFTIGPTWQRGEDGKFLLPEYTLGWHALAWTATYLQHYVGAPWRYTAEQARLTLWWYAMDPVTNRFVWRDGVIQRLKGWGKDPLIATWSAFEFVGPCRFGQVADEGNEWGVPPGQPLGQPHPAAWVQIAAVSQDQTRNTMTLFPSILTKRAIEEFRIDLGKEIIYADKGRARIEAVTSSPRALEGGRPTAVNLGETHHWLESNQGHEMAAVIERNATKSADGQSRTLANTNAYEPGEDSVAERTREAFESAEAGRAAEVGLFYDSLEAPAEAKLSEEWIEPTLRAVRGDSVWLDLERLKASILDVRNPPSRSRRFWFNQITASEDAYLAPYEWNACPHEGIELQAGDEIVLFFDGSKSDDATGLVACRLSDGHLQTLGVWQRRPNWPDGVPWRVPREEVDGVVDFTFATYRPLAFFADPGSGFDDADGERYWDSYIDTWAQRYGKRLKLKAVSSGHGAHAVMWDMRDRRRQQAFTEAVDRFYRDVLERQVTHDGHKVLRQHIANARRRTNAWGYTIGKEHRESARKVDLAVCAIGARMLRRMVMNSPAWTKRSKARGAGRVVVLR
- a CDS encoding phage portal protein, producing MTIPTLPLVGLSDDEQQILTLLRTDLLAHRFKLEVLDAYFNGEQIIRDLGISIPPQLKTLHTVIGWPRVGVEALEQRLDLEAFRWADGSDSTELEEIAEANDLYDESSLAHLDALTYGHEYVTVGTADDDGAPPIITYESPLDMTLAWDARLRKPLYALRECQDRYDFGLTPDERLVTLYLPDQNIYAVQQGNDWEVIDRDEHGLGVVTVLRMANRQRTGDRVGKSEITPEVRSITDAACRRLMGIEVAAEFFGAPQRYILGASESAFQDAEGNAKSAWETYIGRVLALERDEDGDVPTVGAFTAHDPSGQTKIIDLYARIMSSQLSVPPHMLGYTSDNPASADAIRSAEGALVKKAERRIRRFGATHKATMQLALWVRDGEQPDPSRRIETVWRNPATPTIAAQTDAAVKMVAAGLLPADSEVALEMAGLTEDQRERVAAERRRAQGRQVLASLVGQGAEETAVPEAGDGEYDL
- a CDS encoding HNH endonuclease signature motif containing protein, with protein sequence MASNVRRDPLERFEEQVGKSPNGHWVWAGVLSNGYGNFWDGIRKVPAHRWAYEYWVGPIPAGMQIDHLCRIRQCVNPEHLEPVTPRENVLRSDSPPGLSYRTGRCKHGHEMTPENTSFNKAGSRQCKACRRASFKRYREKKLGRPAEVYNRDKTHCPKGHPYDTENTYLEPDGRGRQCRTCKRQNKVAARARARAVSVEAQ
- a CDS encoding phage major capsid protein, encoding MAATPPIKLSDIDSTFLPETLVGPIFEKSVEQSAVMSLAKRVPLAMTANTAVPVPLDVPTADWVEQAGRKPISTGGVDIKQMTGKKIAVLIPVAMEVADSNAAGLWTQLQRDLPTAFARAFDRATIHGKTMKGATGPFADYLAMTTKSVTIGGTTQANGGIYGDIVKGMKETIDDDWDYTGTVLDHRMKPSLLGATDTTGRPIFVDTTQPGTGAALAGTLVGEPVAYSRSVSGKLRRQSGTIDTGLRGIGGDWSQTAYGVGMDITVKISREATYIDEDGGVHSAFQENLVLLLAEAYYGFVLGDEEAFVKYLAAGGSS